In Neosynechococcus sphagnicola sy1, the genomic stretch TTCTTGCTTCATTGCCCGTGCTATCCAGCGATCGCCGGGTTGTCCGGTGTCGCTCGGAACGCCCCTTTTTCGTCGGGATGAGATCGTCCGGCGGGGGGGTGAGTTCTGGAACCCCCTCTCGCTCCGGCTCTTCCCAGGAAGCACCCCGAGGTGTCACCGATTCCTTGGGATAACTGCGCTCTCGACTGGGACTCTCAATGGGGGATCGCCCCACCGTGGGCAGTGACTCTCTCCCCTCCGATAGTTGCGGCTTCCCTGTCTCGCTGCCCAGGGGACGGCGACGGCGACGGCGACGGTTATTGCCACCTCCACCCCGCTCTTGATAACTGGGATGGTTTAACAGTTCGGGTTCTAAGCCATCAAAGTCAGTATCTAGGTCACTCCCCTCTCCTCGCCCTTCTAAATTGGGAGCCGATTCAGCAGGATCCGGCAGGTGCAGTCGTCCCCGATCTAAGCTGCGGAGATCGCGCACATCTCGCGACGTTGCGGTGGCACGGGCTCGGGCACGACTACTGCTTTCTCTCAGGGGGTTCTCCTTCCGGAGCCCGAAACTCAGCATCACTCCCCGACTCAAAGGCATCGCTACCGAGAGAGTCGCGATCGCTTTCACTCCCATGTCCGCTACCGGGCAAATGCACCAAATGCCCTAGGCCGTTACAGGCTGGGCAAGTACGACCAAATAATTCATAGATATTTTGACCCTGGCGCTTGCGGGTGAGTTCGACCAAGCCTAATTCTGTGAGCTGGGCAATTTGAGGTCGGGACTTATCGGTCTTGAGCGCCTTGTTAAAGTGTTCCAAGAGTTGCAGTTGATCACGACGGGTGTCCATGTCGATGAAGTCTACAATGATTACCCCGGCAACATTTCGCAATCGCAGCTGACGGGCAATTTCAGTGGCAGCTTCGAAGTTTGTCCATAAAACCGTCTCCCGTGCCGTTGCCGAACGGGTGAAGGAACCAGAGTTGACATCGACCACCGTCAATGCTTCCGTGGTTTCAATAATGATGTACCCCCCCGACGGTAGATCAACACGGGGTTTTAAGGCCTCACGAATGGCAGCGTTCACCCGGAAGTACTCCAGAACCGAACCACGCTCCTTATGGTGATCGACTAACACACCCTGGGGAGCCTTACCACCACTCCAACTCATTAAATGCTGTTTGACCCGCCTTACCCCTGTGGAGGAATCTACCACAATGCGATTAACATCGGCGTTGTAGGTGTCTCGCAGCACCCGTTGAATAAAGTCGTCATCTCGATTCAATAGCGCTGGTGCCCGGGTGGAACTGGCTTCTTGGAGAATGTTTTCCCACTGCCGTTGCAGGGTTTCTAAATCTTCAATAATGGCTTCTTCCGCCATACCTTCGGCTTCCGTTCGC encodes the following:
- a CDS encoding Rne/Rng family ribonuclease, which encodes MSKQIIIAEQHRIAAVFSEDQIQELVVAKGSHQISDIYYGIVENVLPGIDAAFVNIGDSERNGFIHVSDLGPLRLKRTGAITELLAPQQKVLVQVMKEPTGNKGPRLTGDISLPGRYLVLMPYGRGVNLSRRIRNENERNRLRALAILIKPAGMGLVVRTEAEGMAEEAIIEDLETLQRQWENILQEASSTRAPALLNRDDDFIQRVLRDTYNADVNRIVVDSSTGVRRVKQHLMSWSGGKAPQGVLVDHHKERGSVLEYFRVNAAIREALKPRVDLPSGGYIIIETTEALTVVDVNSGSFTRSATARETVLWTNFEAATEIARQLRLRNVAGVIIVDFIDMDTRRDQLQLLEHFNKALKTDKSRPQIAQLTELGLVELTRKRQGQNIYELFGRTCPACNGLGHLVHLPGSGHGSESDRDSLGSDAFESGSDAEFRAPEGEPPERKQ